A DNA window from Aspergillus nidulans FGSC A4 chromosome I contains the following coding sequences:
- a CDS encoding uncharacterized protein (transcript_id=CADANIAT00007096), which yields MAATLPSEILCMVLDYLGDEKDYNSLYQCALSSKLFTEHALSALYRIYDASPLRGGGTEDEQLRAQTRKPVYSGAKEEHNSSLRKWITLWRSIVLSTLDLTYLPYYSYIRYLDLDDLGNLLGSGPSVKEQFFTRELLEFVSHERLKDGNKRRRVQTTAIDNEWIKRKLGSVIVNKNAMIRGMSCDIAPVVLNEWIEVSPQLQSLTVWSGSTLSQQAGEKIREHCPDFRQLRIYIWQDKPPGNAEIEAEELFNALRPNSLEYFEVLSFSHLGPRSMSALRTQKDSLTELKLTSLNIETIRELASLGPLPKLEVLSLTDSAPAAWDEPFYETLDESADWIGTCTKLKRLEVRRFMHDSRLLSKVLMNDNIHLTSLSFAGFRLQEGFRFLYDLKNHRSLQYLYLRGEGSPDSAQNNLLVESVGDLHELRELELKDVSDFFTMEQAGELTMSLPSLERLWISGEAFNDSIWPAFSCLSQLKSLAIYALSNFTAGGVIDFISQLGPGNYGLSLSILNATSAVEFPGEMQVKIREILAGSLEGSFDFGLAQEEFSDPDSEIELSD from the exons ATGGCTGCGACACTACCCAGTGAGATTCTCTGTATGGTCCTAGATTACCTGGGAGACGAAAAGGACTACAACAGCTTATATCAATGTGCACTCTCATCGAAACTTTTTACCGAGCATGCACTCTCTGCTTTATATCG GATCTATGACGCCTCACCCTTACGAGGCGGAGGCACCGAGGACGAACAGTTGAGAGCCCAGACTCGAAAACCAGTCTATTCAGGCGCAAAAGAGGAGCATAATTCGTCGCTGAGAAAATGGATTACGCTCTGGCGATCTATTGTTCTCTCAACGCTGGATTTGACCTATCTACCTTACTACAGCTATATCCGATACTTGGATCTAGACGACCTAGGGAATCTGCTAGGCTCTGGACCGTCTGTCAAGGA ACAGTTCTTCACACGAGAGCTTCTCGAATTTGTCTCTCATGAGCGTCTTAAAGATGGAAATAAGCGGCGGCGTGTGCAGACTACTGCGATCGATAATGAATGGATTAAAAGGAAGCTTGGGTCAG TGATCGTTAACAAAAACGCCATGATACGAGGAATGTCTTGCGACA TTGCGCCCGTAGTCTTAAACGAATGGATTGAGGTATCACCTCAACTACAAAGCCTGACCGTCTGGTCTGGAAGTACACTCTCGCAGCAAGCTGGCGAGAAAATCCGTGAGCACTGCCCTGATTTCAGACAGCTCCGGATTTACATATG GCAAGACAAACCGCCCGGGAACGCAGAGATAGAAGCAGAGGAGTTGTTCAATGCGCTGCGGCCAAACTCTTTAGAATACTTCGAAGTGCTTAGCTTTTCTCATCTAGGTCCCCGGTCAATGAGCGCGTTGAGAACACAGAAGGACTCCCTGACGGAGCTGAAATTGACCAGTCTCAACATTGAAACGATACGCGAACTGGCCTCATTGGGCCCATTGCCCAAATTAGAGGTCCTGAGCCTAACGGACTCAGCGCCGGCCGCATGGGACGAGCCATTCTACGAGACTCTTGATGAATCAGCTGATTGGATTGGGACCTGCACAAAGTTAAAGCGTCTCGAAGTCAGGAGATTTATGCACGATTCCAGACTGTTAAGCAAGGTATTGATGAACGACAACATCCACCTCACCAGCCTATCCTTTGCCGGCTTCAGGTTACAAGAGGGCTTCAGATTCCTTTACGACCTTAAAAACCACAGATCCCTGCAATATCTCTACCTACGCGGCGAAGGAAGTCCAGATTCCGCCCAGAACAACTTACTAGTCGAGAGCGTAGGCGACCTCCACGAGCTTCGCGAACTTGAACTCAAAGATGTGTCCGACTTCTTCACCATGGAACAAGCTGGGGAACTCACCATGTCCCTCCCCAGTCTCGAACGACTTTGGATCAGCGGCGAAGCATTCAACGATTCTATCTGGCCCGCCTTCTCGTGTCTCTCGCAACTCAAGAGTCTGGCCATATATGCCCTTAGCAACTTCACAGCGGGCGGGGTCATCGACTTCATATCGCAACTTGGTCCTGGAAATTATGGACTGAGTCTGTCCATTCTCAACGCAACATCTGCTGTTGAATTCCCGGGCGAAATGCAGGTGAAGATTCGGGAGATCTTGGCAGGGAGTCTGGAAGGCTCGTTTGATTTTGGCCTCGCTCAAG AAGAGTTCAGCGATCCTGATTCCGAGATTGAATTGTCAGATTAG
- a CDS encoding DNA-directed DNA polymerase alpha catalytic subunit POL1 (transcript_id=CADANIAT00007097), whose protein sequence is MASARAKLAELRALRAAGKKRLSTYEVEEQGDIYEEVDDDGYKKIIRNRLDEDDFVVDDNGEGYADDGREVWNEQTGQYSDESDDDDLPARGKAAKRKREEEKQRKEKINNGISKYFSSGAAAPTPKPKPVATAEDDAFLADLLGEVDNNVVSNTVPKHNVVKSETRRKVRILSPPLSEKTRTSKPAIKDENSGPVPPVAEEPVLDMDNGDGPLDTNDDIPMSDTMPSSPVTKAVERKSAVLIKEEPEDDDDNMMEVVQATGHDEAKAPSVNISGSRPPPKIKKQPYATPASSSPVKSAADVNASWNDVRNKLNVLNSPASTETRAFGKLRPQDVAEQDGSLRFFWLDYTEVNGSLCLFGKVKNKQNGSYASAFVKVDSILRKLYFLPREYRHKGGRETDEEVDMEDVYHEVDQMMSRLRVGMHKIKACTRKYAFEMPGIPKEAEYLKLLYPYDKPALPMDTKGETFSHVFGTNTSLFEQFVLWKNIMGPCWLKIEEADFSAVNNASWCKFECQTSKPGLISPVPDSENLDPPTLTLISLAFRTQLNVKENKQEILVASARVYENISLTETTPPEKLPCKTFTVMRPAGSSYPVNFEAEIRKQRGTYMLEKSEQMLLSKFLALFERMDPDVLMGHQLQEVDLSILLSRLKEKKTPGWHRLGRLKRGEWPKNFNKGGGFFTERHLVAGRLVCDVANDMGKSLMMKCQSWSLTEMCDLYLGSGNGRQDLDIDAALKTWATSKDGLVNFVTHCDTDTYFIAALVLKLQMLSLTKVLTNIAGNSWARTLSGTRAERNEYILLHEFYKNKYICPDKYSSKLQKAEEIAQEGDEDDATDKKKKDKYKGGLVFEPERGLYDRYVLVMDFNSLYPSIIQEYNICFTTVDRTSSAENENDEKVPEVPASDAEQGILPRLIATLVGRRREVKKLMKDKRATPEQLALWDTKQLAFKLTANSMYGCLGYTQSRFYARPLAMLTTFKGREILRSTKELVESKQLRVIYGDTDSVMINTNMDTISDALKVGEELKTAVNERYKLLEIDIDNVFRRLLLHAKKKYAAINMTEVDGKYVDKLEVKGLDMKRREYCALSKEASQRLLNEILSGDDQELVLNRVHDYLRELAGNMREYTIPVQKYVIYTKLSKRPEEYPNKETMPPAQVALRELARGKTVRPNDVISYIVTSGDSETSSLPPAKRSYTLQDVIKPDSRLKPDIEFYLLKQIFPPIERLCAPIPGTDAVRLAECLGLDVRKYQINTTTTNSTQNTEIFPLESQIPDSVRFESAARLTLTCRRCKERSVFEGLAASIHMCKPTGLFCPNSSCGNPISTLTIIAQLESQIRAQTSKYYEGWLVCDESTCGNRTRQISVYGHRCLGPRGQAEGCLGRMAYEYSEKQMYNQLLYFASLWDVDKARAAAEKESNEEKKDSIAALVEFNRVRFGTIKGVVDAYLKKCGRQWVEMDALFKFMLA, encoded by the exons ATGGCTTCAGCCCGCGCGAAGTTGGCGGAGCTCCGCGCTCTTCGTGCCGCCGGAAAGAAGCGTCTGTCAACATACGAGGTCGAGGAACAGGGCGATATTTACGAGGaagttgacgatgatggttACAAGAAAATCATCCGCAACAGACTTGACGAGGACGACTTCGTTGTCGACGATAATGGCGAGGGATACGCAGACGACGGTCGAGAAGTCTGGAACGAACAAACGGGACAATACAGTGATGAGagcgatgatgacgacttACCAGCTAGGGGGAAAGCTGCTAAGCGTAagcgcgaggaggagaagcaacggaaggagaagatcaacaatGGGATTTCAAAATACTTCAGTAGTGGAGCTGCGGCGCCGACTCCGAAACCCAAG CCTGTTGCTActgcggaagatgatgccTTTCTCGCGGACCTGCTTGGCGAGGTCGACAATAATGTAGTCTCGAACACGGTTCCTAAGCACAATGTCGTTAAGTCGGAAACACGGCGCAAAGTCCGCATTCTATCTCCTCCGCTCTCTGAAAAGACGCGCACATCGAAGCCTGCGATTAAAGACGAAAATAGTGGTCCAGTTCCTCCGGTTGCCGAAGAGCCGGTTCTGGACATGGACAACGGGGACGGGCCTCTTGACACAAACGACGATATCCCAATGAGCGACACGATGCCATCCTCCCCCGTCACGAAAGCGGTCGAGAGGAAAAGCGCAGTCCTCATAAAGGAAGAGccggaagacgatgatgataatatGATGGAGGTCGTCCAAGCTACCGGTCATGACGAAGCCAAGGCACCAAGTGTCAACATTTCTGGCAGTAGGCCTCCGCCCAAAATCAAAAAGCAGCCTTACGCGACTCCTGCTAGTTCGTCTCCGGTCAAGTCTGCAGCAGATGTTAATGCTTCGTGGAACGATGTGCGCAACAAATTGAACGTGCTCAATAGCCCAGCGTCAACTGAGACACGTGCCTTTGGCAAGTTACGGCCCCAGGATGTGGCTGAGCAAGACGGGAgtctgcgcttcttctggctcGACTATACTGAAGTTAACGGCAGTCTCTGCTTATTCGGAAAGGTGAAGAACAAGCAGAACGGATCCTACGCTAGTGCATTTGTCAAGGTCgacagcatcctccgcaagCTTTACTTCCTCCCCCGTGAGTACAGACACAAGGGCGGTCGAGAGACTGACGAAGAGGTCGACATGGAAGATGTTTACCACGAAGTCGACCAGATGATGTCGAGACTCAGAGTGGGCATGCACAAGATCAAAGCATGCACCCGCAAGTACGCCTTCGAGATGCCTGGTATACCAAAGGAAGCTGAGTATTTAAAGCTACTCTATCCTTACGACAAGCCAGCGCTACCCATGGACACCAAGGGAGAGACCTTTTCTCATGTTTTTGGCACAAACACCTCATTATTTGAGCAGTTCGTTCTCTGGAAGAACATCATGGGCCCATGCTGGCTCAAAATCGAAGAAGCCGATTTCTCTGCCGTCAACAATGCTTCGTGGTGTAAGTTTGAATGTCAGACCTCGAAGCCCGGGCTTATCAGCCCAGTCCCCGATTCTGAAAACCTCGACCCACCAACTCTCACCTTGATCAGTCTTGCTTTCCGAACGCAGCTCAATGTAAAAGAGAACAAGCAGGAGATCTTAGTCGCCAGCGCTCGAGTTTACGAGAATATCTCTCTCACCGAGACGACTCCTCCAGAGAAGCTTCCTTGCAAGACGTTCACTGTGATGCGGCCAGCTGGTTCGTCGTACCCTGTGAACTTTGAGGCAGAAATCCGGAAGCAACGGGGCACGTACATGCTGGAGAAGAGTGAGCAAATGCTACTCAGTAAATTTCTAGCTCTATTCGAAAGAATGGATCCGGATGTCCTGATGGGGCATCAGCTCCAGGAAGTCGACCTCAGTATCTTGCTCAGCAGgctcaaagagaaaaagaccCCTGGGTGGCATCGCCTTGGACGACTCAAGCGCGGAGAGTGGCCTAAAAATTTCAACAAGGGCGGTGGTTTCTTCACCGAGCGACACCTAGTAGCGGGAAGATTGGTGTGCGATGTAGCTAACGATATGGGCAAG TCACTCATGATGAAATGTCAATCCTGGAGTTTGACGGAAATGTGCGATCTTTACCTTGGGTCTGGCAACGGGCGGCAAGACCTAGACATCGATGCGGCACTAAAGACTTGGGCAACCTCGAAAGACGGGCTTGTCAATTTCGTTACCCATTGCGATACCGATACCTACTTTATTGCCGCCTTGGTACTGAAGCTTCAGATGTTGTCCTTGACCAAGGTACTTACGAACATTGCCGGCAATTCTTGGGCTAGAACACTAAGTGGTACTCGCGCTGAGCGTAACGAGTACATTCTGCTGCATGAGTTCTACAAAAACAAGTACATTTGCCCAGACAAGTATTCGTCTaagctgcagaaggcggAAGAAATCGCCCAAGAAggggacgaggatgacgcAACGGataagaagaaaaaggacaaATATAAGGGTGGTCTCGTTTTCGAGCCTGAGAGGGGTCTATATGACAGATACGTGCTTGTCATGGACTTTAACAGTCTGTACCCCAGTATTATTCAAGAATACAATATCTGCTTCACAACGGTGGATCGCACATCCTCG GCCGAGAACGAGAATGACGAAAAAGTGCCAGAAGTCCCCGCGTCCGACGCGGAGCAGGGTATCCTACCTCGTCTTATTGCAACTCTTGTCGGTCGTCGACGagaggtcaagaagctgATGAAGGATAAACGGGCGACGCCCGAACAGCTCGCCTTGTGGGACACAAAGCAGTTGGCCTTCAAACTTACCGCTAACTCCATGTACGGATGTCTTGGATACACACAGAGCCGCTTCTATGCTCGTCCCTTGGCCATGCTCACGACGTTTAAAGGTCGTGAGATTCTACGAAGCACTAAGGAGCTAGTAGAGAGCAAACAGCTGAGGGTCATATATGGCGATACCGACTCCGTCATGATCAACACCAATATGGACACTATCAGTGATGCGCTCAAGGTCGGGGAGGAGCTTAAGACTGCCGTAAACGAACGGTATAAGCTGCTGGAAATCGACATTGATAACGTCTTCCGCCGTCTCCTCCTGCACGCCAAGAAAAAGTACGCTGCCATCAATATGACCGAAGTGGACGGTAAATACGTTGACAAGCTCGAGGTCAAGGGTCTCGATATGAAGAGGCGTGAGTACTGTGCGCTTTCCAAGGAGGCTTCGCAGCGTCTTCTGAATGAGATCCTTTCCGGCGACGACCAGGAGCTTGTTCTGAATCGTGTTCACGATTATTTGCGTGAGCTAGCAGGCAATATGAGGGAGTATACTATTCCTGTTCAGAAATACGTGATCTACACG AAATTATCTAAACGCCCGGAAGAGTACCCCAACAAGGAAACGATGCCTCCAGCTCAAGTTGCATTACGAGAACTAGCGCGAGGCAAGACAGTCCGACCCAATGATGTGATCTCTTACATTGTCACATCCGGCGACTCAGAAAcctcctctcttcccccAGCCAAACGCTCTTACACCCTCCAAGACGTAATTAAGCCAGACTCAAGGCTCAAACCCGACATCGAGTTCTACCTCCTCAAACAAATATTCCCCCCCATCGAACGTCTTTGCGCCCCAATACCCGGCACTGACGCCGTCCGCCTAGCCGAATGCCTAGGTCTTGATGTCCGAAAATACCAAATAAACACAACCACCACAAACAGCACCCAGAATACCGAGATCTTCCCGTTAGAATCCCAGATTCCTGACTCTGTCCGCTTCGAATCCGCTGCCAGACTTACCCTCacctgccgccgctgcaagGAACGCTCCGTCTTTGAGGGGCTCGCAGCCTCAATCCACATGTGTAAACCCACCGGCTTGTTCTGCCCTAACTCTTCTTGTGGAAACCCAATCTCAACTCTCACCATCATCGCCCAGCTCGAGAGTCAGATCCGCGCCCAGACCTCAAAGTACTACGAGGGATGGCTTGTCTGCGACGAATCAACATGCGGCAACCGAACACGCCAAATCAGCGTGTATGGGCACCGCTGTCTGGGTCCGCGTGGGCAGGCAGAAGGGTGCCTGGGACGCATGGCGTACGAGTATtccgagaagcagatgtACAACCAGCTATTGTACTTCGCCAGCCTATGGGACGTCGATAAGGCGCGGGCCGCGGCGGAGAAAGAGAgcaatgaggagaagaaggatagcATTGCAGCTTTGGTGGAGTTCAATCGGGTACGCTTTGGGACGATAAAGGGGGTCGTTGATGCTTACTTGAAGAAGTGTGGAAGGCAATGGGTTGAGATGGATGCCTTGTTTAAGTTTATGTTGGCTTAG
- a CDS encoding DNA-directed DNA polymerase alpha catalytic subunit POL1 (transcript_id=CADANIAT00007098) — MSVGRVLVIAGSDSSGGAGLEADQRVLTAHGCYALTATTGLTAQNTLGVQDIFVVPADFVEKQIRAGLDDVGADVVKLGMLSSATTIDVVADALTSYQIPSVVLDPVMISTSGSQLLPEAAVQGLRTKLLPLTTILTPNIPEAQLLLKDAGQEPTNPEDLQGLIDLAKRVAALGPRAVLLKGGHLPLTKDYTAAKGSDDASRVIDILYAGEEVTQFETEYLVSKNTHGTGCSLASAIAANLALGKDLKRAVRNGVRFVEAGIKTSYDIGKGSGPINHFHSVYSLPFAPGRFLEYVLDRPDVQSVWKRFTEHEFVLGLGSGTLPVERFKEYLVQDYLYLVQFARSNALASYKAKDMESIAASAKIVLHIQQETALHIDYCASFGLSKEEMEKVPETTACTAYSRYILDVGQSEDWLALQVALAPCLIGYGAIAQRLHAEEKTLREGNRYWKWIENYVAEDYTEAVRLGSELLETHMRKVSLSRMEELVKIFIKATELEIMFWDMGLGAGHS, encoded by the exons ATGTCAGTCGGGCGAGTCCTCGTTATTGCGGGATCTGATAGTTCTGGCGGCGC TGGACTGGAGGCTGACCAGAGAGTCCTGACTGCCCATGGCTGCTATGCTCTTACAGCAACTACCGGCTTGACCGCGCAGAACACCCTTGGAGTGCAAGACATCTTTGTGGTACCGGCCGACTTCGTCGAGAAACAAATCCGAGCGGGCCTCGATGATGTCGGGGCGGACGTTGTCAAGCTTG GAATGCTCTCGTCCGCAACGACTATCGACGTTGTTGCGGATGCACTTACGTCGTATCAGATTCCGTCTGTGGTCTTAGATCCG GTGATGATCTCCACCAGCGGCTCCCAGTTATTACCTGAAGCCGCAGTTCAGGGTTTGCGTACGAAATTGCTTCCTTTGACAACTATTCTTACACCAAACATCCCAGAAGCACAGCTTCTGCTGAAAGATGCTGGTCAAGAGCCTACCAATCCGGAGGACCTCCAAGGGCTCATAGATCTTGCAAAACGAGTGGCTGCACTGGGCCCTCGAGCTGTTCTGTTGAAAGGCGGGCACCTGCCACTCACGAAAGACTACACAGCCGCCAAAGGATCAGACGACGCCTCGAGGGTGATTGATATTCTATACGCCGGAGAGGAGGTAACTCAATTCGAAACAGAGTACCTAGTTTCTAAAAATACCCACGGCACCGGGTGCTCTCTTGCATCTGCCATAGCGGCGAATCTGGCGCTTGGGAAAGACTTGAAGAGAGCCGTGCGTAATGGTGTCCGTTTCGTTGAAGCGGGAATCAAGACTAGTTATGACATCGGGAAAGGAAGTGGGCCTATTAACCATTTTCACTCCGTGTACAGCTTGCCCTTCGCGCC AGGGCGGTTCCTAGAGTACGTTCTAGATCGGCCCGACGTACAATCGGTTTGGAAGCGATTCACAGAGCATGAATTCGTCTTAGGTCTGGGCAGCGGTACACTTCCCGTTGAACGTTTTAAGGAATACCTAGTTCAGGACTACTTGTACCTC GTCCAATTCGCTCGAAGCAACGCACTTGCGTCCTATAAGGCAAAGGACATGGAGTCAATAGCTGCG TCTGCCAAAATTGTTCTCCACATCCAACAAGAAACCGCGCTACATATCGATTACTGCGCGTCTTTTGGGCTATCcaaagaagagatggagaaggttCCAGAGACGACAG CTTGCACGGCGTACAGCAGATACATTCTCGACGTAGGCCAATCGGAAGACTGGCTTGCACTACAGGTCGCCCTAGCTCCTTGTCTGATTGGATATGGGGCAATTGCACAGAGGCTCCACGCGGAAGAAAAGACCCTTCGAGAGGGCAACCGATATTGGAAGTGGATAGAGAACTATGTGGCAGAGGATTACACCGAGGCTGTTCGTCTAGGCTCCG AGCTACTCGAAACTCATATGAGGAAGGTCTCGCTATCCCGGATGGAAGAGTTGGTCAAGATCTTCATCAAGGCAACCGAATTGGAGATCATGTTTTGGGACATGGGACTTGGCGCTGGACACAGCTGA